A stretch of the Azorhizobium caulinodans ORS 571 genome encodes the following:
- a CDS encoding ABC transporter substrate-binding protein, producing the protein MRLAATLLAAGSLLAAGVAQAQSPSAPLAVKIGVLNDQSGLYADLGGPGSVWAAKKAVSDFMATPAGKNLKVEVVFADHQNKADVGTAIARQWFDVDGVDVILDVPNSGVALAVNQVAKEKNKVFINSGAAASDLTGKACTPNTVHWTYDTWALANGTGKAITKNGGDTWFFITADYAFGHALERDTAAVVNANGGKVLGQVRVPLNNADFSSFLLQAQSSKAKVIGLANAGGDTINSIKQAAEYGIVEGGQKLAGLLIFLSDVNSLGLKTAQGLTLTEAWYWDMNDDNRAFAKEFAAANRGVHPTMVHAGVYSGTLHYLKAVAALGADKDGAAVVAKMKEIPTDDKLFGKGEIRADGRQIHPMYLFEVKKPSESKYPYDYYTLKATIPANEAFRPLSESECPLVKKS; encoded by the coding sequence ATGCGTCTTGCAGCCACGCTCCTGGCCGCCGGCAGCCTCTTGGCCGCCGGTGTGGCTCAGGCCCAGAGCCCCTCTGCTCCCCTCGCCGTCAAGATCGGCGTGCTCAACGACCAGTCGGGCCTCTATGCCGACCTCGGCGGCCCCGGCTCGGTCTGGGCCGCCAAGAAGGCGGTGTCCGACTTCATGGCGACGCCCGCCGGCAAGAACCTGAAGGTGGAGGTCGTGTTCGCCGATCACCAGAACAAGGCGGACGTCGGCACCGCCATCGCCCGCCAGTGGTTCGACGTGGACGGCGTGGACGTGATCCTCGACGTGCCGAACTCCGGCGTGGCGCTGGCCGTCAATCAGGTGGCCAAGGAAAAGAACAAGGTCTTCATCAATTCCGGCGCGGCGGCGTCCGACCTCACCGGCAAGGCCTGCACGCCCAACACCGTGCACTGGACCTATGACACCTGGGCGCTGGCCAACGGCACCGGCAAGGCCATCACCAAGAACGGCGGCGACACCTGGTTCTTCATCACCGCCGATTATGCCTTCGGCCATGCGCTGGAGCGCGACACCGCCGCGGTGGTGAACGCCAATGGCGGCAAGGTGCTGGGGCAGGTGCGCGTACCGCTCAACAATGCGGACTTCTCGTCCTTCCTGCTGCAGGCCCAGTCCTCCAAGGCCAAGGTGATCGGTCTCGCCAATGCCGGCGGCGACACCATCAACTCCATCAAGCAGGCGGCGGAATACGGCATCGTCGAAGGCGGGCAGAAGCTAGCCGGCCTGCTGATCTTCCTCTCCGACGTCAATTCCCTGGGCCTCAAGACCGCGCAGGGCCTGACCCTGACGGAAGCCTGGTACTGGGACATGAATGACGACAACCGCGCCTTCGCGAAGGAGTTCGCTGCGGCGAACCGCGGCGTGCATCCCACCATGGTGCATGCGGGCGTCTATTCCGGCACGCTGCACTATCTGAAGGCGGTGGCCGCGCTCGGCGCGGACAAGGACGGCGCCGCCGTGGTGGCGAAGATGAAGGAGATCCCCACCGACGACAAACTGTTCGGCAAGGGCGAGATCCGCGCCGACGGCCGCCAGATCCACCCCATGTATCTGTTCGAGGTGAAGAAGCCGTCGGAGTCCAAGTACCCCTACGACTACTACACCCTGAAGGCGACCATCCCGGCCAACGAGGCCTTCCGCCCGCTCAGCGAGAGCGAGTGCCCGCTGGTCAAGAAGAGCTGA
- a CDS encoding branched-chain amino acid ABC transporter permease, whose amino-acid sequence MFELLGIAPQALFGQLLLGLINGAFYAILSLGLAVIFGLLNVINFTHGAQYMMGAFGAWMLLNYVGIPFWGALVLAPIAVAAIGMVIERTLLRRLYHLDHLYGLLLTFGLALIIEGLFRRQYGSSGLPYNNPLPGGTNLGFMFLPNYRAFVVVFSLVICLVTWFVIERTKLGSYLRAATERPDLVQAFGIDVPRMITLTYGFGVGLAALAGVLAAPAYQVSPTMGSNLIIVVFAVVVIGGMGSIMGAIVTGFGLGLVEGLTKVFYPEASSTVIFVIMAIVLLVKPAGLFGTVK is encoded by the coding sequence ATGTTCGAGCTCCTCGGCATCGCGCCGCAAGCTTTGTTCGGCCAGCTGCTGCTGGGCCTCATCAATGGCGCCTTCTATGCCATTCTGAGCCTCGGCCTCGCGGTCATCTTCGGCTTGCTGAACGTCATCAATTTCACCCACGGCGCGCAGTACATGATGGGCGCCTTCGGCGCCTGGATGCTGCTGAACTATGTCGGCATACCCTTCTGGGGGGCGCTGGTCCTCGCCCCCATCGCGGTGGCGGCGATCGGCATGGTCATCGAGCGCACGCTGCTGCGGCGGCTCTACCATCTCGATCACCTCTACGGCCTGCTGCTCACCTTCGGCCTCGCCCTCATCATCGAGGGGCTGTTCCGCCGGCAGTACGGCTCCTCGGGCCTGCCCTACAACAATCCCCTGCCCGGCGGCACCAATCTGGGCTTCATGTTCCTGCCGAACTACCGTGCCTTCGTGGTGGTGTTCTCGCTGGTGATCTGCCTCGTGACCTGGTTCGTCATCGAGCGCACCAAGCTCGGTTCGTACCTGCGCGCCGCCACCGAGCGGCCGGATCTGGTGCAGGCCTTCGGCATCGACGTGCCGCGCATGATCACGCTCACCTACGGCTTCGGCGTCGGTCTTGCCGCGCTCGCCGGCGTGCTGGCCGCCCCCGCCTATCAGGTGAGCCCCACCATGGGCTCCAATCTCATCATCGTGGTGTTCGCGGTGGTGGTGATCGGCGGCATGGGCTCGATCATGGGCGCCATCGTCACCGGCTTCGGCCTCGGCCTCGTGGAGGGCCTCACCAAGGTCTTCTATCCGGAGGCCTCGTCCACCGTCATCTTCGTCATCATGGCCATCGTGCTTCTCGTGAAGCCGGCCGGCCTGTTCGGCACGGTCAAGTGA
- a CDS encoding branched-chain amino acid ABC transporter permease, which yields MSTSSAPAALPGTAARGGVGRVVFALVAIAVLLVAPLVVYPVFLMKVLCFALFACAFNLLLGYVGLLSFGHAMFFGGAGYICAHAVKVWGLSTELGILCGVLFAALLGLITGALAIRRLGIYFAMVTLALAQMFFFFCLQAKFTGGEDGLQGVPRRAVFGLIDITKDINLYYVVLAIFLIGFGIIYRTIHSPFGQVLKAIRENEPRAISLGYRVSQYKLLAFVLSAALAGLAGSTKAIVFQLASLTDVAWQMSGEVVLMTLVGGMGTVLGPVVGAGIIVTMQNYLAGFGEWVLVIQGLIFVLVVSVFRRGLVGELLALVNRQKPAAGGGGH from the coding sequence ATGAGCACTTCTTCCGCACCCGCCGCCCTCCCCGGCACCGCAGCGCGCGGCGGGGTCGGCCGCGTGGTCTTCGCGCTCGTGGCCATCGCCGTGCTGCTGGTGGCCCCGCTGGTGGTCTATCCCGTCTTCCTCATGAAGGTGCTCTGCTTCGCGCTCTTCGCCTGCGCCTTCAACCTGCTGCTCGGCTATGTGGGCCTCCTGTCCTTCGGCCATGCCATGTTCTTCGGCGGAGCCGGCTACATCTGCGCCCATGCGGTGAAGGTGTGGGGCCTCTCGACGGAACTCGGCATCCTTTGCGGCGTGCTGTTCGCCGCGCTGCTGGGGCTGATCACCGGCGCGCTCGCCATCCGCCGCCTCGGCATCTACTTCGCCATGGTGACGCTGGCGCTGGCGCAGATGTTCTTCTTTTTCTGCCTCCAGGCCAAGTTCACCGGTGGCGAGGACGGCCTTCAGGGCGTGCCGCGCCGGGCGGTGTTCGGCCTCATCGACATCACCAAGGACATCAACCTCTATTACGTGGTGCTGGCCATCTTCCTGATCGGCTTCGGCATCATCTATCGCACCATCCACTCGCCCTTCGGGCAGGTGCTGAAAGCCATCCGCGAGAATGAGCCGCGTGCCATCTCTCTCGGCTACCGGGTGAGCCAGTACAAGCTGCTGGCGTTCGTGCTCTCGGCGGCGCTGGCGGGGCTGGCGGGGTCCACCAAGGCCATCGTTTTCCAGCTCGCCTCCCTCACCGACGTCGCCTGGCAGATGTCGGGCGAGGTGGTGCTGATGACGCTGGTGGGCGGCATGGGCACCGTGCTCGGCCCGGTGGTCGGCGCCGGCATCATCGTGACCATGCAGAACTATCTCGCCGGCTTCGGCGAATGGGTGCTGGTCATCCAGGGCCTGATCTTCGTGCTGGTGGTCTCGGTGTTCCGGCGCGGCCTCGTGGGCGAGCTGCTGGCGCTGGTCAACCGCCAGAAGCCGGCCGCCGGAGGTGGCGGGCACTGA
- a CDS encoding M23 family metallopeptidase yields MTAAVFLKADLSYEAPPLGLDGAEHGEAGSRPARARFNRRWLSATGLMGGVALALMCGALFASITRDSRHVVRPVLAGRRSGVEKPRGDRLHTQQARADASALKREVKVEQLTASGMHAFVHVATKLATVVAAAADQPPAPRPRPPLPAEDGELPDAGADVPPPMAANMSAHAVASARRAGLKAAHSRVAEAQAAAAAALEAMARHPNTAPPPPPTALGFAPPPPPPSHLPPEILTGASVPPPPTPAPPPQEGPPAPSLAMFEDDLTAIGEPVNVSVLAKHPHEPATVDRVLVAKPGDAPEDMLRAAGLDSEDAQVLATALRKAAMAGKPAFAGGEELVLSEPKGEESARPPRPIKASLARAGKPVARLVATDAGAYVPMPDAPPVTPTALADGEVDPSLIDGLSIRDGLYKLADAHVVDEGMVEAILRLAEHDVDLDAPLGAEDSIDLVYGPPDRNDNRPEAFQQDIAFVRLKADGKERRYYRFRTADDGATDYYDSDGHSVTKMLLRKPFAAGRLNDGFGWRIHPILHDRRFHNGVDYTGPAGSPIVAAGAGVVEKIDYEWGYGKYVRVRHDGGYETTYAHVEGFPSGLKVGQRVRQGQVIAYVGSTGLSTGPHLYYELRINGHYADPTRVKLAGGRILQGDLADAFRKERARMDALAAAVPTPAP; encoded by the coding sequence GTGACAGCCGCCGTCTTCCTGAAAGCCGACCTCTCCTATGAGGCGCCGCCCCTCGGCCTCGATGGCGCGGAGCATGGCGAGGCCGGCTCGCGTCCCGCGCGGGCGCGTTTCAACCGGCGCTGGCTCTCCGCCACCGGCCTCATGGGCGGCGTGGCGCTCGCGCTCATGTGCGGGGCGCTCTTCGCCTCCATCACCCGCGACAGCCGGCATGTGGTGCGGCCGGTGCTGGCGGGTCGGCGCTCCGGCGTCGAGAAGCCGCGCGGCGACCGCCTGCACACCCAGCAAGCCCGCGCCGATGCCTCGGCGCTGAAGCGCGAAGTGAAAGTGGAGCAGCTCACCGCCTCGGGCATGCACGCCTTCGTGCATGTGGCGACCAAGCTTGCGACGGTGGTGGCCGCCGCCGCCGACCAGCCGCCGGCGCCCCGTCCCCGCCCGCCCCTGCCGGCGGAAGACGGCGAGCTGCCCGATGCGGGTGCCGATGTGCCGCCGCCCATGGCGGCCAACATGTCCGCCCATGCGGTGGCCAGCGCGCGGCGCGCGGGGCTGAAGGCCGCCCATTCGCGGGTGGCGGAAGCCCAGGCTGCCGCCGCGGCGGCGCTGGAGGCCATGGCCCGCCACCCGAATACGGCGCCTCCGCCACCGCCGACCGCTCTCGGCTTCGCGCCGCCTCCGCCTCCGCCGAGTCATCTGCCGCCCGAAATCCTCACTGGCGCCTCGGTGCCTCCGCCTCCGACGCCTGCTCCGCCGCCCCAGGAAGGACCTCCGGCCCCCAGCCTTGCCATGTTCGAGGACGATCTCACCGCCATCGGCGAGCCGGTGAATGTGTCCGTCCTCGCCAAGCATCCGCATGAGCCGGCGACAGTGGACCGGGTCCTCGTCGCCAAGCCCGGCGATGCGCCCGAGGACATGCTGCGCGCCGCGGGCCTCGACAGCGAGGATGCGCAGGTGCTGGCGACCGCCCTGCGCAAGGCGGCCATGGCCGGCAAGCCGGCCTTCGCGGGCGGCGAGGAACTGGTGCTCTCCGAGCCGAAGGGGGAGGAAAGCGCCCGTCCGCCGCGTCCGATCAAGGCGAGCCTCGCCCGCGCCGGAAAGCCGGTGGCCCGCCTCGTGGCCACCGATGCCGGCGCCTATGTGCCGATGCCCGATGCCCCGCCCGTTACCCCCACCGCATTGGCCGATGGCGAGGTGGACCCGTCCCTCATCGACGGCCTCTCCATCCGCGACGGGCTCTACAAGCTGGCCGACGCCCATGTGGTGGACGAGGGCATGGTGGAGGCCATCCTGCGCCTCGCGGAGCACGACGTGGACCTCGACGCGCCGCTCGGGGCGGAGGACAGCATCGATCTTGTCTATGGTCCGCCGGACCGCAACGACAACCGGCCGGAAGCCTTCCAGCAGGACATCGCCTTCGTGCGCCTGAAGGCCGACGGCAAGGAGCGCCGCTATTACCGCTTCCGGACCGCGGACGATGGGGCGACGGACTATTACGATTCCGATGGCCATTCGGTGACGAAGATGCTGCTGCGCAAGCCCTTCGCGGCCGGCCGGCTCAATGACGGCTTCGGCTGGCGCATCCACCCCATCCTGCACGACCGCCGCTTCCACAATGGCGTGGACTATACCGGTCCCGCCGGCTCGCCCATCGTGGCGGCGGGGGCGGGCGTGGTCGAGAAGATCGATTACGAGTGGGGCTACGGCAAATATGTGCGCGTGCGGCACGATGGCGGCTACGAGACCACCTATGCCCATGTGGAGGGCTTCCCGTCGGGCCTGAAGGTTGGCCAGCGGGTGCGGCAGGGGCAGGTGATCGCCTATGTGGGCTCCACCGGCCTGTCCACCGGCCCGCATCTTTATTACGAACTGCGGATCAACGGCCACTATGCGGACCCCACCCGCGTGAAGCTCGCGGGCGGGCGCATTCTCCAGGGCGATCTTGCGGATGCCTTCCGCAAGGAGCGGGCGCGCATGGACGCGCTGGCCGCGGCCGTCCCGACGCCCGCACCGTGA
- a CDS encoding pirin family protein: MSWMPSSDPVLGDPHSCDKLDLVIVPRVRDLGDGFAVRRALPHGKRQMVGPFIFFDQMGPVQFLPGHGLDVRPHPHIGLATVTYLFDGRILHKDSEGNALEITPGAMNLMTAGRGIAHSERSPLEARTGTQTMAGIQSWIALPAAQEEIDPSFQHFSASTLPTVEDCGISARIIAGSAFGVRSPVRTASEWLYAEVCLDAAAQIPLDPDTEERGVYVAEGEVEVAGDVFEGPRLLIFRPGDRITIRATRNSRLMLLGGTALEGPRYIWWNFVSSRKERIEQAKEDWKQGRFATVPDESEFIPLPE, encoded by the coding sequence ATGAGCTGGATGCCGTCATCGGACCCCGTGCTGGGCGATCCCCATTCCTGCGACAAGCTCGACCTCGTGATCGTGCCCCGGGTGCGCGACCTCGGTGACGGTTTCGCGGTCCGACGGGCCCTGCCGCACGGCAAGCGGCAGATGGTCGGCCCATTCATCTTCTTCGACCAGATGGGCCCGGTGCAGTTCCTGCCCGGCCATGGGCTGGACGTGCGGCCGCATCCGCATATCGGCCTTGCCACCGTCACCTATCTGTTCGACGGCCGTATCCTGCACAAGGACAGCGAGGGCAATGCGCTGGAGATCACGCCCGGCGCCATGAACCTCATGACCGCCGGACGCGGCATCGCCCATTCCGAGCGCTCGCCGCTGGAGGCGCGCACGGGCACGCAGACCATGGCCGGCATCCAGAGCTGGATCGCCTTGCCCGCCGCGCAGGAGGAGATCGATCCCTCCTTCCAGCATTTCTCGGCCTCCACCCTGCCCACGGTGGAGGATTGCGGCATCAGCGCCCGCATCATCGCCGGCTCCGCCTTCGGCGTGCGCTCGCCGGTGCGCACCGCCTCCGAATGGCTCTATGCGGAAGTCTGCCTCGATGCCGCCGCGCAGATCCCGCTTGATCCCGATACGGAGGAGCGGGGTGTCTATGTGGCGGAGGGCGAGGTGGAAGTGGCCGGCGACGTGTTCGAGGGGCCGCGCCTCCTCATCTTCCGGCCCGGCGACCGCATCACCATCCGCGCCACCCGCAATTCCCGCCTGATGCTGCTGGGCGGCACGGCGCTGGAAGGGCCGCGCTACATCTGGTGGAACTTCGTGTCCTCCCGCAAGGAACGCATCGAACAGGCCAAGGAAGACTGGAAGCAGGGCCGGTTCGCCACAGTGCCGGACGAGAGCGAGTTCATCCCCCTGCCGGAATGA
- a CDS encoding TetR/AcrR family transcriptional regulator: MTEPSSVRRPPDKAARRADILKAALEVFAANGYASARLDDVARAAGVAKGTLYLYFADKQALFEGLIKENLAPIPDLALEMLNAFDGPTEDLIRALSGVLLARIQTPPVRQVMQLMISEGHRFPELAAFHYREVVTQGLEVVRAIVRRGQTRGEIEGDGLLRHPQVLFAPVITLVVWNMTFDKVAPLDERRFADDYIALLLGGLKGESA; the protein is encoded by the coding sequence ATGACTGAGCCCTCCTCCGTCCGCCGCCCCCCCGACAAGGCCGCCCGCCGCGCCGACATCCTCAAGGCCGCGCTGGAGGTGTTTGCAGCCAATGGCTATGCCAGCGCCCGGCTCGACGACGTGGCGCGGGCGGCGGGCGTGGCAAAGGGTACGCTCTATCTCTATTTCGCCGACAAGCAGGCGCTGTTCGAAGGGCTCATCAAGGAGAACCTCGCGCCCATACCCGACCTCGCGCTAGAGATGCTCAACGCCTTCGACGGGCCGACAGAGGACCTCATCCGCGCCCTCTCCGGCGTACTGCTTGCCCGCATCCAGACGCCGCCGGTGCGGCAGGTGATGCAGCTCATGATCAGCGAGGGGCACCGCTTTCCGGAACTCGCCGCCTTCCATTATCGCGAGGTGGTCACCCAGGGACTCGAGGTGGTCCGCGCCATCGTCAGGCGCGGCCAGACGCGCGGCGAGATCGAGGGCGACGGCCTGCTGCGCCATCCGCAGGTGCTGTTCGCGCCGGTCATTACCCTCGTGGTGTGGAACATGACCTTCGACAAGGTGGCGCCCCTCGATGAGCGCCGGTTTGCGGACGATTATATCGCGCTGCTGCTGGGTGGCCTGAAGGGGGAGAGCGCCTGA
- a CDS encoding HlyD family secretion protein, which translates to MRRLRLALPLLLLPLLLLALAGCDGSGPRGYSGYVEGDLLYIGPEEAGRLAALKVAEGAKVSAGTVLAGVEDDIQKADLAAAEAALAQAEARLAKAKAATQRPEEIAILSAGERRAAAALDLARIELERQKTLVPKGASSQANLDTAQHTYDQNQASLDEIRRQIDVARIASRDEDIAAAEAAVRNAKATSDAAAVRLKRRALHAPQDGTVQTLYYRVGELVPEGRPVLSLLPPGQVKVRFFIPEADLPKVRIGAPVSVSCDGCQPITADISFISDSAEYTPPVIYSREERSKLVYLIEARPRDPARARPGQPVTVTLDAAP; encoded by the coding sequence ATGCGCCGCCTTCGCCTCGCCCTCCCGCTGCTCCTCCTCCCGCTGCTCCTCCTCGCGCTCGCGGGCTGCGACGGCTCCGGTCCGCGCGGCTATTCCGGCTATGTGGAGGGCGACCTTCTCTATATCGGGCCGGAAGAGGCGGGGCGCCTCGCCGCCCTGAAGGTGGCGGAAGGCGCCAAGGTGTCCGCAGGAACGGTGCTGGCCGGTGTCGAGGACGACATCCAGAAGGCGGACCTCGCGGCCGCCGAGGCCGCCCTTGCGCAGGCCGAGGCCCGGCTCGCCAAGGCGAAGGCGGCGACCCAGCGGCCGGAGGAAATCGCCATCCTCAGCGCCGGCGAGCGGCGGGCGGCGGCGGCGCTCGATCTCGCTCGCATCGAACTGGAGCGCCAGAAGACGCTGGTGCCGAAGGGCGCCTCCTCGCAGGCCAATCTCGACACCGCCCAGCACACCTACGACCAGAACCAGGCCAGCCTCGACGAGATCCGCCGCCAGATCGACGTGGCCAGGATCGCATCCCGCGACGAGGACATCGCCGCTGCGGAGGCCGCCGTGCGCAATGCCAAGGCGACGTCCGACGCCGCCGCCGTGCGGCTCAAACGCCGGGCCCTCCACGCCCCGCAGGACGGCACGGTGCAGACGCTTTATTACCGCGTGGGCGAACTGGTCCCGGAAGGGCGCCCGGTCCTGTCACTTCTGCCGCCGGGACAGGTGAAGGTGCGCTTCTTCATCCCCGAGGCCGACCTGCCCAAGGTGAGGATCGGCGCGCCGGTGAGCGTTTCCTGCGACGGCTGCCAGCCGATCACGGCCGACATCTCCTTCATCTCCGACAGCGCGGAATATACCCCGCCGGTCATCTACAGCCGCGAGGAGCGCTCCAAGCTCGTCTATCTCATCGAGGCGCGCCCGCGCGATCCCGCCCGCGCCCGGCCGGGCCAGCCCGTGACCGTAACGCTGGACGCCGCGCCATGA
- a CDS encoding ABC transporter ATP-binding protein, translating into MTAPDTFRPPEVAISVEGLSKRFGERLVVDNLTMSVRRGQIYGFLGPNGSGKTTTIRMLCGLLTPDAGQGTCLGLDIRTQSREIRKHVGYMTQKFSLYTDLSVRENLEFVARLYGVPAPEDAAQEAIRRLGLEGRGKQLAGELSGGWKQRLALGACILPQPQLLLLDEPTAGVDPQARREFWAQIHDLAAEGLTVLVSTHYMDEAERCHEIAYIAYGHLLAQGTVAEVIASSGLVTYVVEATREAPDPAAAIAAIGKALAADPAVEMVAPFGVSLHVSGHDAAALEAAITPHRAREGIVWRRETATLEDVFIDLMLRSRDNME; encoded by the coding sequence ATGACGGCGCCGGACACCTTCCGCCCGCCGGAGGTGGCCATCTCGGTGGAGGGGCTGAGCAAGAGGTTCGGCGAGCGCCTCGTGGTGGACAATCTCACCATGAGCGTGCGGCGCGGGCAGATCTACGGCTTCCTCGGCCCCAACGGCTCGGGCAAGACCACCACCATCCGCATGCTCTGCGGCCTGCTCACCCCGGACGCCGGGCAGGGCACCTGCCTCGGCCTCGACATCCGCACCCAGTCACGCGAGATCCGCAAGCACGTGGGCTACATGACGCAGAAATTCTCGCTCTATACGGACCTCTCCGTGCGCGAGAATCTGGAGTTCGTGGCCCGTCTCTACGGCGTGCCGGCCCCTGAGGATGCCGCGCAGGAAGCGATCCGGCGCCTCGGTCTGGAAGGGCGGGGCAAGCAGCTGGCGGGCGAGCTCTCCGGTGGATGGAAACAGCGCCTCGCGCTGGGCGCCTGCATCCTGCCCCAGCCGCAACTGCTCCTGCTGGACGAGCCGACCGCCGGCGTCGACCCGCAGGCGCGGCGCGAGTTCTGGGCGCAGATCCATGATCTGGCCGCCGAAGGGCTCACCGTGCTCGTCTCCACCCATTACATGGACGAGGCCGAGCGCTGCCACGAGATCGCATATATCGCCTATGGCCACCTGCTGGCGCAGGGGACCGTCGCCGAGGTGATCGCCAGCTCCGGCCTCGTGACCTATGTGGTGGAGGCGACCCGCGAGGCGCCCGACCCCGCCGCCGCCATCGCCGCCATCGGCAAGGCGCTCGCCGCCGATCCGGCGGTGGAGATGGTGGCGCCCTTCGGCGTCAGCCTCCACGTCTCCGGCCATGACGCCGCCGCGCTGGAAGCCGCCATCACCCCGCACCGCGCGCGCGAGGGGATCGTCTGGCGGCGGGAGACGGCGACGCTGGAGGACGTGTTCATCGACCTGATGTTGCGTTCCAGGGACAATATGGAATGA
- a CDS encoding ABC transporter permease: MSAGADIAGFLRRVAAMVRKEFIQLRRDRVTFATMIMIPLLQLILFGYAINTTPRHLPTAVFAHENTEATRAILAALKNTAFFNLTHEPRSEAEAEHLIRSGDVLFMVEIPAGFERALRRGETPQLLVAADATDPVASGNALGALSGVVTSALTRARFVDAPGTMPFEIVQHRRYNPAGTSQLNIVPGLLGTILTMTMLIFTALSVTREVERGTMESLLSMPIHPVEIMLGKIIPYVLVGIMQGVLILGAGMILFNVPLEGSLALLSLATLLFITANLATGYTFSTLAQNQLQAVQMTFMYFLPNILLSGFMFPFAGMPVWAQWISECLPLTHYLRMVRGILLKGATLVDVQSDMGMLALLMLAAMAIAVRRFRQTLD; the protein is encoded by the coding sequence ATGAGCGCGGGGGCCGACATCGCCGGCTTCCTGCGCCGGGTGGCCGCCATGGTGCGCAAGGAGTTCATCCAGCTCCGCCGCGACCGGGTGACCTTCGCCACCATGATCATGATCCCGCTGCTGCAGCTGATCCTCTTCGGCTATGCCATCAACACCACGCCGCGCCACCTGCCCACCGCCGTCTTCGCGCATGAGAATACGGAGGCGACGCGCGCCATCCTCGCGGCGCTGAAGAACACCGCCTTCTTCAATCTCACCCACGAGCCCCGCAGCGAGGCGGAGGCCGAGCACCTGATCCGCAGCGGCGACGTGTTGTTCATGGTGGAGATCCCCGCTGGCTTCGAGCGCGCGCTGCGCCGTGGAGAGACGCCGCAATTGCTCGTCGCCGCCGATGCGACCGATCCCGTCGCGTCCGGAAATGCGCTCGGCGCGCTGTCCGGCGTCGTCACTTCCGCGCTCACCCGCGCCCGCTTCGTGGATGCGCCGGGCACCATGCCGTTCGAGATCGTGCAGCACCGGCGCTACAATCCCGCCGGCACGTCCCAGCTCAATATCGTGCCCGGCCTGCTCGGCACCATCCTCACCATGACCATGCTCATCTTCACCGCGCTGTCCGTCACGCGCGAGGTGGAGCGGGGCACCATGGAGAGCCTGCTCTCCATGCCCATCCATCCGGTGGAGATCATGCTGGGCAAGATCATCCCCTATGTGCTGGTGGGCATCATGCAGGGGGTGCTCATCCTCGGCGCCGGCATGATCCTGTTCAACGTGCCGCTGGAGGGGAGCCTTGCGCTGCTCAGCCTCGCCACGCTGCTCTTCATCACCGCCAACCTCGCCACCGGCTACACCTTCTCCACGCTGGCCCAGAACCAGCTGCAGGCGGTGCAGATGACCTTCATGTACTTCCTGCCCAACATCCTGCTGTCGGGCTTCATGTTCCCCTTCGCGGGCATGCCGGTGTGGGCGCAGTGGATCTCCGAATGCCTGCCGCTCACGCACTATCTGCGGATGGTGCGCGGCATCCTGCTGAAGGGCGCCACGCTGGTGGACGTGCAGAGCGACATGGGGATGCTGGCCCTGCTCATGCTGGCCGCAATGGCCATCGCGGTGCGACGTTTCCGCCAGACGCTGGACTGA